The Plasmodium brasilianum strain Bolivian I chromosome 14, whole genome shotgun sequence genome contains a region encoding:
- a CDS encoding 3-hydroxyisobutyryl-CoA hydrolase: MPKIGSPHLHMNESKLGKVLFDYMTKFERSNFLFFRTYFFLINNKSNQQKKNSNFIFYEKKYIGIFDKVNNFCTDGQRNKENLFEKMEENKNNNLYLIDNNILNDKTKYPNFSTYVKSECTTDRKNEKENINKEQKNDNEKRVENNFRDIIDLELSDVWSKKSLVVNFKNNIFEIILNRPEKLNAINKDMINGLLNIIKNLNNDKRCYMIVIRSTNTNCFSSGSDVKDIVQNKEKGIQHLKQLYMYINYLSTMKKSVLCIWNGIVMGGGLGISMYAKYRVINKNAIFAMPESKIGFFPDIGCCYFFKKYFGRNIGLYLGLTSLRLNELDLVNFKICNNYVEDVDLFLTEIYSIKKENQSDFDAELSNILNKYPTKIGRTASTPVLTEDLISNINKYYSSANSLEELIDNLKKGLKGEHNNSSSSQFCQKVLSDISANCYFSCKLWFSYFLYNYDKSLEEVLDNDFKLSQYFLFHTKTFEKGVTELLVKKNKNFQWKTDPENEGTQLEENIEHILKDSSMLSIKEEFIQNINCTGDNEIN; this comes from the coding sequence ATGCCGAAAATAGGTTCACCACATCTTCATATGAACGAGTCCAAGCTGGGAAAGGttttatttgattatatGACAAAATTTGAAAGGAGtaatttcctcttttttcgtacatatttttttttgataaataatAAGAGTAATCAGCAGAAGAAGAAcagtaattttatattttatgaaaagaaatatataggCATTTTTGACAAAGTCAACAACTTCTGTACAGATGgacaaagaaataaagaaaacctttttgaaaaaatggaagagaacaaaaataacaacctttatttaattgataataatatattaaacgaTAAAACAAAGTACCCTAATTTTTCTACGTATGTAAAAAGTGAATGTACCACTGACaggaaaaacgaaaaagaaaacataaataaagaaCAAAAGAATGATAATGAGAAAAGggtagaaaataattttagagACATTATAGATTTAGAATTATCAGATGTATGGTCCAAGAAATCGTTAGtagtaaattttaaaaataacatatttgaaataatattaaataggCCTGAAAAGTTGAATGCCATAAATAAAGACATGATTAATGGATTgctaaatataataaaaaatttaaataatgataaaagatGCTATATGATTGTGATTAGAAGTACGAATACAAACTGTTTTTCCTCTGGTTCGGATGTAAAGGATATAGTtcaaaataaggaaaaaggaatacAACATTTAAAACAactttatatgtatattaattatttatcaacaatgaaaaaaagtgtTTTGTGTATATGGAATGGTATTGTTATGGGTGGAGGGTTAGGAATTTCCATGTACGCGAAATATAGagttattaataaaaatgcaatATTTGCAATGCCAGAAAGTAAAATAGGTTTTTTTCCTGATATAGGatgttgttatttttttaaaaaatattttggtAGAAATATTGGTTTGTATTTAGGATTAACATCATTAAGACTGAATGAATTAGATTTAgtgaattttaaaatatgtaacaaCTATGTGGAAGATGTAGATTTGTTTTTAACTGaaatatatagtattaaaaaggaaaatcaAAGTGATTTCGATGCAGAGttaagtaatatattaaataaatatccTACCAAAATTGGTAGGACTGCTAGTACCCCTGTGCTAACCGAAGACCTAATTAGCAACatcaataaatattatagcTCCGCGAATAGTTTAGAAGAATTAATAGATAATTTAAAGAAAGGACTCAAGGGCgaacataataatagtagcagCAGTCAATTTTGTCAGAAGGTTTTGTCCGATATAAGTGCAAATTGTTATTTCAGCTGTAAATTATggttttcatattttttatataattatgataaatcGTTAGAAGAAGTACTAGATAACGATTTTAAACTTTCACAATATTTCTTATTCCATACAAAAACATTTGAAAAGGGAGTAACAGAATtacttgtaaaaaaaaacaaaaattttcaatGGAAAACAGATCCCGAAAATGAAGGGACACAATTAGAGGAAAATAttgaacatatattaaaGGATAGCTCTATGTTATCCATAAAAGAAGAGttcatacaaaatataaattgcACCGGGgacaatgaaataaattaa
- a CDS encoding polyadenylation factor subunit 2 has product MFNDDQNTNNYYQSKLGIDRPAVDFSSSVCNFLKNDIYKRQFERKLYVNHPIYFRRIKPLFCYSNMIDRYDGVLTHLAYSCLNKSKGMIVSLKWFNDGKRLLTGTQLSELAIWNGCYFNFEDMKRIPIGGGAVSCLEWSKNDNLFAGNSLGQIVILSSALNLLDNYAFEGLTKSVLDISLSCCNTKLAGCADTCNPIIWDIKTRKIIKNLKCKNIDTNNTSCLAWNPINDIVASGNRTQTISLWDIRINKPITSINAHKANVNKVKWNYNGLYLLSCSKDSLIKLWDIRNFKLLYSYKNDQIYGSTTTVTTSGGRFNLNYEPTYIAWNPIQNHIFVSSDNKGNIKFYSTNDNKCIQTIASAHGIDKPCSISLLDWNPLGHLLTSFGDDKLLKFWSASSCDSIIAKEIDAKPLISLNNSGSFPNSRYINDQSILDVSSNQSIFDSEEESYKPCKMNNNYYKKVSTRGKRKKKKNNNNNNNK; this is encoded by the coding sequence AGCTGTATGTCAATCACCCAATTTACTTTAGAAGAATAAAAccattattttgttatagtAATATGATTGATAGATATGATGGTGTACTAACACATTTGGCATATTcttgtttaaataaaagtaaaggGATGATTGTAAGTTTGAAATGGTTTAATGATGGTAAGAGATTATTAACAGGAACACAATTAAGTGAGCTAGCCATATGGAATGGATGTTATTTTAACTTTGAAGATATGAAAAGAATACCAATAGGTGGTGGTGCAGTATCTTGTTTAGAATGGtctaaaaatgataatttatttgCAGGAAATTCATTAGGTcaaattgttattttatcttctgctttaaatttattagatAATTATGCATTTGAAGGATTAACAAAAAGTGTATTAGACATAAGTTTATCCTGTTGTAATACGAAATTAGCTGGATGTGCTGATACTTGCAATCCTATTATTTGGGatataaaaacaagaaaaattataaaaaatttaaaatgtaaaaatatagatactAATAATACTAGTTGCTTAGCATGGAATCCTATTAATGATATCGTAGCTAGTGGTAATAGAACACAGACCATATCTCTTTGGGATATAAGAATTAATAAACCTATTACATCTATTAATGCACATAAAGCAAATGTAAATAAGGTCAAATGGAATTATAATGGCTTATATTTACTAAGCTGTAGTAAAGATAGTTTAATCAAATTATGGGATATTAGAaactttaaattattatattcttataaaaatgatcAAATTTATGGCAGTACTACTACTGTAACTACTAGTGGTGGTAGATTTAACCTAAATTATGAACCTACCTATATTGCATGGAATCCCATTCaaaatcatatttttgtaaGTTCGGACAATAAgggaaatattaaattttatagcacaaatgataataaatgtattcaAACCATTGCTTCAGCTCATGGTATTGATAAACCTTGTTCTATATCCCTATTAGACTGGAATCCTTTAGGGCATTTACTTACCTCATTTGGAGATGATAAATTATTGAAATTCTGGTCTGCATCTAGTTGTGATTCTATTATTGCGAAAGAAATAGATGCAAAACCTTTAATAAGCCTTAATAATAGTGGATCTTTTCCTAATTCTAGATATATCAATGATCAAAGTATATTAGATGTTAGCAGTAATCAATCTATTTTTGACTCAGAAGAAGAGAGTTACAAACCTTGTAAAATGAACAACAACTACTACAAAAAGGTTAGCACAAggggaaaaaggaaaaaaaaaaaaaacaataataataataataataaataa
- a CDS encoding vacuolar protein sorting-associated protein 16, protein MNTNEWNNIDNTYYGKQKLSNMLWSNEDVLKDSLTCSGYLGLIAVLRNKDKFDVYKKEDNLKIYTNIGRVISSCRLNSDGLICFGWNKNNDLVLLFKDNIVRVYSCFCEKIFVFSLDENIKNEGILYGSICEEGIIIITERLNIYVNYYFSGNNCFRYPAVDLKGKPNCVCTVEEDKLSDELNIEHNYFDTRVNNDLLRMNIKNYITNAFENKKENVNEMVNNKNVVLTEGKENYNIQMEDDRIKRRTNRELIKTSSYDVKRTEVDNTTSNSNRVSYRGKKEKELNIHLIIALCSGGFVLVNKHRFKYYDVYDNNNDNNNNNNYNINNNTSNNDKCNHAYINMCISKSGTILAFLSDNGIIRIYLTNNLNNCIEESVLDSKKSIKQIVWCGDDCLAVYTPMITPSNYIQHMLFIGGPKNQWIPYQYRHDLYLIGDIYGVKIVSKENCEYISRIRKSTFNIFSIGSCTPSAMLYYSYEKYRNGNICLEDEIRAFNNNLNIAIEECLNAATHEYNESIIKLLLQTSHFGKNFMKVNYDCKKFLLTCLYLRICMNVRKPPLDIFITASELQYITIPTFVLYIAKRKEYFLAYRICEYAGIRSDNILIEWCKEKIEKSIELTDEQLCRAITDKIGNKKNIDYSYIAFVAAKCLRPQLATIIIQYEENRKKQIDMLLKLANYSLSIEKAILSKDMELVYLCIINILNQEKINANGEKELSVLIDVFNKNVHASDCFYVYCKKTKQYNLLKEFYEKNGQHSKAAFVTLDLALSKKNLDQKKTWLAYSAGFLTTDQMNSHIKFVHTSIMNNIDLLNYQKELEMKYNKKSVIGYPHKIQGLSLMETVNYVISVGEFLDADHLFKKFKISEPKYWRCKIYALAKNKYFDELYNFANYRVSPIGMDYFIECCYEFGSVPLTIKLIQKIKDINLQYKWFTKLNMHEEAESVLEEIKAQKMTTTSLFQTITDAISNMR, encoded by the coding sequence ATGAACACAAACGAATGGAACAACATCGACAACACGTATTATGGGAAGCAAAAGCTGAGTAATATGCTATGGAGCAACGAGGATGTATTAAAAGATAGTCTTACTTGTTCAGGTTATTTGGGATTAATAGCAGTTCTAAGAAATAAAGACAAATTTGATGTTTACAAAAAGGaggataatttaaaaatttatacgaACATTGGTAGAGTAATATCTAGTTGTAGATTAAATTCGGATGGGTTAATATGTTTTGgatggaataaaaataatgatttagttttattatttaaagataATATAGTAAGAGTATATTCTTGTTTttgtgaaaaaatatttgttttttccctagatgaaaatataaaaaatgagggAATATTATATGGTAGTATATGTGAAGAgggaattataataattacggaaaggttaaatatatatgttaattattattttagtgGAAATAATTGTTTTAGATATCCAGCTGTTGACCTGAAGGGAAAACCGAATTGTGTTTGTACAGTTGAAGAAGATAAATTAAGTGATGAACTAAACATTGAGCATAACTATTTTGATACAAGAGTAAACAATGATTTGTTAAGgatgaatattaaaaattatataactaatgcttttgaaaataaaaaagaaaatgttaaTGAAATggttaataataaaaacgttGTGCTTACTGAAGGAAAAGAGAACTATAACATACAAATGGAGGACgatagaataaaaagaagaacaaacagagaattaataaaaacgtCCTCATACGATGTAAAAAGAACAGAGGTTGATAACACTACCTCTAACAGTAATAGAGTCAGTTATaggggaaaaaaggaaaaggagtTAAATATACATCTAATAATAGCACTGTGTAGTGGTGGCTTTGTATTAGTAAATAAGCACcgttttaaatattatgatgtgtatgataataataatgataataataataataataattataatattaataataacactAGTAATAATGACAAATGTAatcatgcatatataaatatgtgtatatcaAAGTCAGGAACCATTTTAGCATTTTTATCCGATAATGGaataataagaatttatttaacgaataatttaaataactGCATTGAAGAATCTGTTTTAGatagtaaaaaaagtattaagcAGATTGTGTGGTGTGGTGATGATTGTTTAGCTGTGTATACACCTATGATTACTCCTTCGAATTATATACAGCATATGCTATTTATTGGGGGTCCTAAAAACCAGTGGATTCCTTATCAGTACAGGCATGATTTATATCTAATTGGAGATATATATGGTGTGAAAATTGTAAGTAAGGAAAATTGTGAATATATTAGTCGAATTAGAAAATCAACCTTTAACATATTTAGTATAGGTAGTTGTACACCCTCTGCTATgctttattattcatatgaaaaatatagaaatggAAATATATGCCTCGAAGATGAAATCAGAGCAtttaacaataatttaaatatagcTATCGAAGAATGTTTAAATGCAGCTACCCATGAATATAATGAAAGTATCATAAAACTATTACTTCAAACATCtcattttggaaaaaattttatgaaagtTAATTATGATTgtaaaaagtttttattaacttgtttatatttaagaaTTTGTATGAATGTTAGGAAACCACCACTAGACATTTTCATCACAGCTTCGGAACTTCAGTACATTACTATACCTACTTTTGTCCTATATATAGCTAAAcgaaaagaatattttttagcaTATAGAATTTGTGAATATGCAGGAATTAGATcagataatattttaattgaatggtgtaaagagaaaattgaaaaatcCATTGAACTAACTGATGAACAGTTATGTAGAGCTATAACAGATAAGataggaaataaaaaaaatatcgaCTATTCGTACATAGCTTTTGTTGCAGCAAAATGTTTAAGACCTCAGCTAGCCACTATCATAATTCAATATGaagaaaacagaaaaaaacaaatagacATGTTACTAAAATTAGCCAATTATAGTTTATCAATAGAAAAAGCAATTCTTTCCAAAGATATGGAACTggtatatttgtgtattatcaatattttaaatcaagaaaaaataaatgcaaatgGTGAGAAAGAATTATCTGTATTGATAGATGTTTTTAACAAGAATGTTCATGCTTCTGACTGCTTTTAtgtttattgtaaaaaaacaaaacagtaTAATTTACTTAAAGAATTTTACGAAAAGAATGGGCAACATTCGAAAGCAGCTTTTGTCACATTAGATTTAGCtctatcaaaaaaaaatttggatcaaaaaaaaacatggtTAGCTTATTCAGCAGGATTTCTAACAACAGACCAAATGAATAGTCATATAAAGTTTGTTCACACATctataatgaataatatagaTTTACTGAATTATCAAAAAGAGTTAGagatgaaatataataaaaaatctgTCATAGGATATCCTCACAAAATTCAAGGCTTATCTTTAATGGAGACAGTAAACTATGTCATATCAGTCGGTGAATTTTTGGATGCGgatcatttatttaaaaagtttaaaatttCAGAACCGAAATACTGGAgatgtaaaatatatgcactagcaaaaaataagtattttGATGAACTGTATAATTTTGCAAATTATAGAGTATCACCAATTGGTATGGATTACTTTATTGAATGCTGCTATGAATTTGGTTCAGTTCCTTTAACCattaaattaattcaaaaaattaaggatATAAATTTACAGTATAAATGGTTTACTAAATTAAACATGCATGAAGAAGCAGAGAGTGTGCTAGAAGAAATTAAAGCACAAAAAATGACAACAACTTCGTTATTCCAGACGATTACGGATGCTATATCAAATATGAGGTAG